Proteins from a genomic interval of Rattus norvegicus strain BN/NHsdMcwi chromosome 2, GRCr8, whole genome shotgun sequence:
- the Gstm2 gene encoding glutathione S-transferase Mu 2 yields the protein MPMTLGYWDIRGLAHAIRLFLEYTDTSYEDKKYSMGDAPDYDRSQWLSEKFKLGLDFPNLPYLIDGSHKITQSNAILRYLGRKHNLCGETEEERIRVDVLENQAMDTRLQLAMVCYSPDFERKKPEYLEGLPEKMKLYSEFLGKQPWFAGNKITYVDFLVYDVLDQHRIFEPKCLDAFPNLKDFVARFEGLKKISDYMKSGRFLSKPIFAKMAFWNPK from the exons ATGCCTATGACACTGGGTTACTGGGACATCCGTGGG CTGGCTCACGCCATTCGCCTGTTCCTGGAGTATACAGACACAAGCTATGAGGACAAGAAGTACAGCATGGGGGATG CTCCCGACTATGACAGAAGCCAGTGGCTGAGTGAGAAGTTCAAACTGGGCCTGGACTTCCCCAAT CTGCCCTACTTAATTGATGGGTCACACAAGATCACCCAGAGCAATGCCATCCTGCGCTACCTTGGCCGGAAGCACAACCTTT gtggggagacagaggaggagaggatTCGTGTGGACGTTTTGGAGAACCAGGCTATGGACACCCGCCTACAGTTGGCCATGGTCTGCTACAGCCCTGACTTT gagagaaagaagccagagtACTTAGAGGGTCTCCCTGAGAAGATGAAGCTTTACTCCGAATTCCTGGGCAAGCAGCCATGGTTTGCAGGGAACAAG ATTACGTATGTGGATTTTCTTGTTTACGATGTCCTTGATCAACACCGTATATTTGAACCCAAGTGCCTGGACGCCTTCCCAAACCTGAAGGACTTCGTGGCTCGGTTTGAG gGCCTGAAGAAGATATCTGACTACATGAAGAGCGGCCGCTTCCTCTCCAAGCCAATCTTTGCAAAGATGGCCTTTTGGAACCCAAAGTAG
- the Gstm2 gene encoding glutathione S-transferase Mu 2 isoform X1 → MGDAPDYDRSQWLSEKFKLGLDFPNLPYLIDGSHKITQSNAILRYLGRKHNLCGETEEERIRVDVLENQAMDTRLQLAMVCYSPDFERKKPEYLEGLPEKMKLYSEFLGKQPWFAGNKITYVDFLVYDVLDQHRIFEPKCLDAFPNLKDFVARFEGLKKISDYMKSGRFLSKPIFAKMAFWNPK, encoded by the exons ATGGGGGATG CTCCCGACTATGACAGAAGCCAGTGGCTGAGTGAGAAGTTCAAACTGGGCCTGGACTTCCCCAAT CTGCCCTACTTAATTGATGGGTCACACAAGATCACCCAGAGCAATGCCATCCTGCGCTACCTTGGCCGGAAGCACAACCTTT gtggggagacagaggaggagaggatTCGTGTGGACGTTTTGGAGAACCAGGCTATGGACACCCGCCTACAGTTGGCCATGGTCTGCTACAGCCCTGACTTT gagagaaagaagccagagtACTTAGAGGGTCTCCCTGAGAAGATGAAGCTTTACTCCGAATTCCTGGGCAAGCAGCCATGGTTTGCAGGGAACAAG ATTACGTATGTGGATTTTCTTGTTTACGATGTCCTTGATCAACACCGTATATTTGAACCCAAGTGCCTGGACGCCTTCCCAAACCTGAAGGACTTCGTGGCTCGGTTTGAG gGCCTGAAGAAGATATCTGACTACATGAAGAGCGGCCGCTTCCTCTCCAAGCCAATCTTTGCAAAGATGGCCTTTTGGAACCCAAAGTAG